A genomic window from Antedon mediterranea chromosome 4, ecAntMedi1.1, whole genome shotgun sequence includes:
- the LOC140047555 gene encoding E-selectin-like, with product MFCMGGNTGEDACNGDSGGPVTYQDYETGEWKLVGLVSWGVGCARDGIPGVYVRIYRHHEWLQSIKQMFFETTTLAPVTSTMPEVPRSCIIPNLDNGSFYEFNQASTIPLYPGTLIDHGYHIELVCDPDHVLGDGLGEIVRESVCVDGDWSRSPFPNCVLIDREISCSRPNEVNDVVILLIGDVPLTASQQHVFQEGYELQIVCANETQLHLTTENKRICTEGQWSGQEPFCAITCPVLDSPINGVILTHGFLYNDVIEFDCNTGYNLQGSRQRTCQQDGQWSGELTTCNPVMCPVLDPPMYGVIVTQGSSYNDVIEFDCNTGYNLQGSRQRTCQQDGQWSGELTTCNPVTCPVLDPPMHGVIVTQGSSYNDVIEFDCNTGYNLQGSRQRTCQQDGQWSGELTTCNREYGF from the exons ATGTTTTGCATGGGAGGTAATACAGGAGAAGATGCGTGTAATGGTGATAGTGGTGGTCCAGTTACATACCAG GATTATGAAACCGGTGAATGGAAGTTAGTTGGCCTTGTTAGCTGGGGAGTTGGATGTGCTCGAGATGGAATTCCAGGGGTTTATGTACGAATATATCGACATCATGAATGGTTGCAATCAATCAAGCAAATGTTTTTTG aaacaaCGACACTGGCTCCAGTAACTTCCACAATGCCTGAAGTACCAAGAAGTTGTATAATACCGAACCTCGACAATGGTTCATTTTACGAGTTTAATCAGGCAAGCACAATTCCACTTTATCCTGGTACCTTAATTGATCACGGTTATCATATAGAGCTTGTATGTGATCCTGATCACGTGTTGGGAGATGGTTTAGGAGAAATAGTTCGAGAAAGTGTATGTGTGGATGGAGATTGGTCGCGCTCACCATTCCCTAATTGTG TACTTATTGACAGAGAAATAAGCTGCAGTAGACCTAATGAGGTAAACGACGTCGTAATTCTACTAATAGGGGATGTCCCACTTACCGCATCACAACAGCACGTCTTTCAGGAAGGCTACGAGCTTCAAATAGTATGTGCTAATGAAACGCAATTACATCTTACAACTGAAAATAAGCGAATCTGTACCGAGGGACAATGGTCAGGACAGGAACCGTTTTGTG CTATCACGTGTCCTGTTCTAGATTCTCCAATAAATGGCGTTATTCTTACTCATGGATTTTTATACAATGACGTCATAGAGTTTGATTGTAACACTGGATACAACCTTCAAGGCAGCAGACAGAGAACTTGTCAACAAGATGGACAGTGGTCTGGAGAACTAACTACTTGTAACC CTGTTATGTGTCCAGTACTTGATCCTCCAATGTATGGCGTTATTGTTACTCAGGGATCTtcatataatgacgtcatagaGTTTGATTGTAACACTGGATACAACCTTCAAGGCAGCAGACAGAGAACTTGTCAACAAGATGGACAGTGGTCTGGAGAACTAACTACTTGTAACC CTGTCACGTGTCCAGTACTGGATCCTCCAATGCATGGCGTTATTGTTACTCAGGGATCTTCATACAATGACGTCATAGAGTTTGATTGTAACACTGGATACAACCTTCAAGGCAGCAGACAGAGAACTTGTCAACAAGATGGACAGTGGTCTGGAGAACTAACTACTTGTAACCGTGAGTATGGCTTCTAA
- the LOC140047556 gene encoding trypsin-1-like gives MERTCQPDGMWSGAVPSCTRIDDYVCGRPIFQDYRIVGGDLVRRGAVPWAVSFTQSPFNDHFCGGALIDERWVLTAGHCVYAYVTDASGLTVRLGKHNREIIESHEQSFGVERVFLHPDFDLDALYNDIALVRLDRDATFTDNVIPVCLPEPDSAESLIIPDNIFTVVGWGRLREGGELSRFLKKVHFQC, from the exons ATGGAAAGAACATGCCAACCAGACGGAATGTGGTCTGGAGCCGTTCCATCTTGTACCCGCATAG ATGATTACGTGTGTGGTAGACCTATATTTCAGGATTACAGAATAGTTGGTGGTGATCTGGTTCGACGAGGGGCTGTCCCATGGGCAGTGTCTTTCACACAATCACCATTTAATGATCACTTTTGTGGTGGTGCATTAATTGATGAAAGATGGGTTCTGACTGCAGGACATTGTGTTTATGCATACGTAACAGATGCTAGTGGACTTACTGTTCGATTAGGAAAGCATAACAGAGAAATAATTGAATCGCATGAACAATCGTTTGGAGTTGAACGTGTATTTTTACATCCCGATTTTGATCTGGATGCACTTTATAATGATATTGCTTTGGTTCGACTTGACAGAGATGCTACTTTTACCGACAACGTTATACCAG tatGTCTACCAGAGCCTGATTCAGCAGAGAGTCTAATTATACCGGATAATATTTTTACTGTTGTTGGATGGGGTAGACTTCGGGAAGGCGGTGAACTatcaagatttttaaaaaaggtgcATTTTCAATGTTAA